The Rhinoderma darwinii isolate aRhiDar2 chromosome 8, aRhiDar2.hap1, whole genome shotgun sequence genome has a window encoding:
- the PMPCA gene encoding mitochondrial-processing peptidase subunit alpha translates to MAANMTRNRAWVGIRRYGLPAYRRFSSGSAYPSIPLTAPLPGVPKPVFARVDGLEKYETKVTTLDNGLRVASQNKFGQFCTVGLLINSGSRHETKYLSGISHFLEKLAFSSTARYESKDEILLTLEKHGGICDCQTSRDTTMYAVSADVKGLDTVVSLLSDVVLQPRLSDEELEMTRMAVRFELEDLNMRPDPEPLLTEMIHAAAFRDNTVGLPRFCPIENVDKIDKNTLHSYMNNYYTSDRMVLAGVGIEHDQLLECAKKYLHNVKPVWESGKPRSIDKSIAQYTGGIVKVEKDMSDVSLGPTPIPELSHIMIGLESCSFLEDDFIPFAVLNMMMGGGGSFSAGGPGKGMFTRLYLNVLNRHHWMYNATSYHHSYEDTGLLCIHASADPHQVREMVEIITREFTLMAGSVGEVELDRAKTQLKSMLMMNLESRPVIFEDVGRQVLATGKRKLPHELCSLISNVKASDVRRVATKMLRSKPAVAALGDLSELPDYDQIQAALSSKDGRLPRSYRLFR, encoded by the exons ATGGCGGCGAACATGACGAGGAACCGGGCGTGGGTCGGGATACGGAG GTATGGGCTGCCGGCCTACAGGAGGTTCAGCAGTGGCAGCGCCTACCCCAGCATACCACTTACCGCTCCCTTACCCGGGGTGCCCAAGCCTGTGTTTGCAAGAGTAGATGGGCTGGAGAAGTACGAGACTAAGGTTACAACTCTGGACAATGGGTTACGGGTGGCGTCTCAGAATAAATTCGGACAGTTCTGTACAGTTGGAC TCCTCATCAATTCAGGGTCGAGACATGAAACCAAATACCTCAGCGGCATCTCCCACTTTCTGGAGAAACTTGCCTTCTCT TCTACAGCTCGGTATGAAAGTAAGGACGAGATTCTCTTGACACtggaaaaacatggaggaatttgTGATTGTCAGACCTCCAG GGACACCACAATGTATGCCGTGTCTGCAGACGTTAAAGGCCTGGATACTGTGGTCAGTCTGTTGTCAGACGTGGTTCTACAGCCGCGGTTGTCAG ATGAAGAGCTGGAGATGACGCGTATGGCCGTAAGGTTTGAATTAGAAGACCTGAACATGAGGCCGGATCCAGAGCCTTTGTTGACGGAGATGATTCATGCG gccGCTTTCCGGGACAATACGGTCGGACTCCCCCGGTTCTGCCCCATAGAGAACGTTGATAAAATTGACAAGAATACCCTTCACTCTTATATGAACAACTACTACACCTCGGACAGGATGGTCCTGGCGGGCGTCGGGATCGAACACGACCAGTTGTTGGAGTGTGCCAAGAAATACCTGCACAATGTGAAGCCGGTGTGGGAGTCCGGGAAGCCAAGGAGTATCGACAAGTCCATTGCTCAGTACACAGGAGGGATTGTCAAG GTCGAGAAGGACATGTCTGATGTCAGCCTGGGGCCCACCCCCATCCCAGAGCTCTCGCACATCATGATCGGTCTGGAGAGTTGCTCTTTTCTG GAAGATGACTTCATCCCGTTTGCTGTACTGAATATGATGATGGGCGGTGGAGGCTCCTTCTCTGCTGGAGGGCCAGGGAAAGGCATGTTCACCAGACTCTACCTTAATGTGCTCAACAG GCACCACTGGATGTATAATGCCACCTCATACCACCACAGCTATGAAGACACTGGACTCCTGTGTATACATGCCAGTGCAGACCCTCACCAG GTAAGAGAAATGGTTGAAATCATCACCCGGGAGTTCACGTTGATGGCTGGATCAGTGGGGGAG GTTGAATTAGATCGGGCAAAGACCCAGCTGAAGTCCATGCTGATGATGAACCTGGAGTCTAGACCGGTGATCTTTGAAGATGTTGGGAGACAAGTCCTGGCCACAGGGAAGAGGAAACTTCCGCATGAACTCTGTTCCCTCATCA GCAATGTGAAGGCAAGTGACGTAAGGAGAGTGGCCACTAAGATGCTGAGGAGTAAGCCTGCGGTCGCCGCTCTGGGGGATCTGTCAGAGTTACCGGATTACGATCAGATTCAGGCCGCGCTTTCCAGTAAGGACGGACGGCTGCCGCGATCATACAGGCTCTTTCGATAG